DNA sequence from the Dreissena polymorpha isolate Duluth1 chromosome 3, UMN_Dpol_1.0, whole genome shotgun sequence genome:
aaatctacctgccgtatacagcgggcacagcgattggaattgaaaacatgagtagtgtgttgatttaaattggtcaggcgtgcaaaattgaaagagtcaatacataattcttacggaacattattgagaaatgaattatctacacaggtatgtaaatattattgcaatccgttgatattaactgtctgatatcggggcttgaatgttgcgcaccaaattccttgcgcatcaatatagacaaagaaggaaaactctcgctattaaaaagatagagtggactattgacgccaagagtctgccaaagcaaaaatcatcaaaagactcttaggcggcaatttatattgactactttataacccaatggttagctgatagttgcaatgcgccggCTCTTGCCAATGGGTGCAAAATTTAATCAACAATGCaatggttaaggaacactgaaactgcaagatcttatcaacgtttacctgtctaaaccacaaactcatacgaatggcaccattaaaacaataaataattgctttttatgcccccttttgaagaagagggggtatattgctttgcacatgtcggtctgtcgttggtcggtccgtccaccaggtggtttccggatgataactcaagaacgcttgggccttggatcatgaaacttcataggtacattgatcatgactcgcagatgacccctattgattttgaggtcaataggtcaaaggtcaaggtcacgttgacccgaaatagtaaaatggtttccggataataactcaagaacgcttaggcctaggattattaaactttataggtagattgatcatgactcgcagatgacccctattgattttcaggtcactaggtcaaaggtcaaggtcacagtgacccgaaatagtaaaatggtttccggatgataactcgagaacgcttatgcctaggatcataaaacttcgtaggtagattgataatgcctggcagatgacccctattgattttcaggtcactaggtcaaaggtcaaggtcacggtgacctgaaatagtaaaatggtttccggatgataactcaagaacgcttatgcctaggatcatgaaacttcataggtacattaatcatgactcgcagatgacccctattaattttcagatcactaggtcaaaggtcacggtgacccgaaatagtaaaatggtttccggatgataactcaagaaagcttatgcctaggataatgaaacttgataggtagattgatcttgactcgcagttgacccctattgattatcaggtcactgtatcaaaggtcaaggtcacggttacctgaaaaagtaaaatggtttccggatgaaaaatcaaaaacgcttatggctatgatcatgaaacttcataggtacattgatcatgacttgcagatgacccctattgatttttaggtcactaggacaaaggtcaaggtcaaagtgacccgaaatagttaaatggtttccggatgataactcaaaaacgcttatgcctaggatcatgaaacttcataggtacattgatcatgactcgcagatgacccctatcaattttgaggtcactaggtcaaaggtcaagttcacggtgacccgaaatagtaaaatggtttccggatgataactgaagaacccttattcctaggatcatgaaacttgataggtagattgatcatgactcgcagatgacccctattgattttcaggtcactaggtcaaaggtcaaggtcacggtgacccgaaatagtaaaatggtttccggatgataactcgagaaggcttatggctaggatcatgaaactacataggtacattgatcatgactggcagatgacccctattgattttcaggtcactaggtcaaaggtcaaggtcacagtgacaaaaaacattcacacaatggctgtcactacaacggagagcccatatgggggtagcatgttttacaaacagcccttgttattgacttagttttgctttcgtacgctgtatccgccatattggaaaattgacccaatattggttaggtcgcagtacaccaatattttgcacgtcggattatgtgttggagcctacaaagtcgataacgatgtgttaatcgatacagaatacactgtttcaaatttaaacataaaacgtgccagcgaggaaagtgtgttgaaacatcgtcgtgtttttatagggtgcatgcaaaggataacatccgtaggttgccattcaggtaaatttaacatgtttatgaagtttattcattatttcccttactttgtctcgaacgacgtctgtttagtgaagcgcacagattctctgcgctgaactgcaccaaTGTTTATGAAGGGTTGCATATGGAATGCCAGAGccaccatagcaaaaattatcaaaggctctggcagtccgtttatatggactagtgcCACTGATgtttgtgttgaaaaggggtagacgtttATGGGACAGATTTGTAGACGGCGAATTGACGATGACGCATCTACTGAAGATATGCAGTCACATCAAAGGCCTGGGACAGGACACAACACATGACCAGATCCACGACGAAGAAGAATtctgaaatgtttaatatatctGCTTTGTGTATAGTGtgctgttttatttttgtatttgtgtactTGTGTATAGAaacagttttaaatatatttatgggttaatgtataatataaaaaagtaaaataaatcttaaaatgaaatatatcttTTGATGTTTCTTTATGTTCCTTGTATtgtaaatattgtcaatttaatgaaaatgttagaatatatttatgtaatcacacacgatattgtaaatgtattatatgaaaCATGTACACTCTTAAACTgaagtacattttttgtatgtgttatatATCTTGAAATCACTTAAAAAGTatgcaaataaaacatttaacctGAATAAATAAATCTTGAAAGAAAACAATTCTGTTTTTACATTGCACAGAGGTGACAATCAAAGGTGTGAAAGTTTCCATTTAAGATTCACACCTATatggtattattcacacctatccgcctatatattacCAGTGGGACGAAATGTCCAATGcctccctacacaaatatcagtggcacaaactggtagtggcacgactTGTCCATCACCCTGTACAATGTTCCTTTAGATGTTAGCATAATTTATTCCATATCATAACCGTTTCAGTGCAAAATTTACCTCTGCCAGATATCAAAGTATTTGTAGAATGGGAACCAGAGTGTATGTTGGCCATGTATCCAATCATGCACGGGAACGTGATGTGGAGAAGTTCTTTAAAGGTTATGGGAAAATCAGAGACATCATGCTCAAGAATGGCTATTGCTTTGTGGTAAGAAAATTAAAAGATCATTTTGTGTGAACAGATAAATAAGCTTAAGTTTGAATTCTATAGACTGTGACTGTCTATTACATTAAACAGTTTGTTAATCATGTAAAACTGTTGCACCAATTTCCATGAAGGAGTGGAAAGCAACATCCTGAAAATGTTAAGCTATAAAAGAAACCAAGTACTTCGCTTCACAGTGTAAATTAGCTTATGCTTCATTGGCGACATCCTGAAAATATTTAGCTACATGTATTCTAGATATCTAGATATTCTAATGTTTAGCTATTCTAGATATCAAGTACTGTTTTAAGCCACGTAATCTTTACTTTTGTTCCAATGACAGGAGTTTGATGATGATAGAGATGCTGATGATGCAGTGTATGAGCTCAATGGAAAAGAACTGTGTGGGGAAAGGTATGGCGAAAGGATTCTTTTCCATTTATCAAGCACAATGTAGTATCAAATAAACCTCTAAgctataggaggttttggggattccgataatgacgtcacgtttgcgcatgctcaaattttggccgtcaaaaccgcggccattctgctattgtttgcattgatgaagcgcatcgtgataaggttacaaacgtattcgcgacccttttgaagaacataaaatactcagaaattgaaattatttcagattaaattgaatccaatgaacgaacacaaataaagaagaaaacaaacaacaaattgattgatttgatGTAATCAACAtgtagaaactgatttgaacctatttgtctgtaaaaacttaccttgttacagattaactaaatcctcttgataaatgttaatgttttttatttaattgttcacaccaattttgacactctttgtttcagcattttaacccagtgtttaattgcccctttgtttatcacaaaccaattatctcgatcgatatgatcggatactgtccagacaattactaagaaaacagtgtgtcataaacccagggacatacttgtatgactctgtatggggtctctgcataaaccacatgtgtctggtcattaaacacaatttatgataactCCATGTCATCTAtcgacatattaagtcaaaaacttaacagttgctttaataaaatatttgaacatatttaaaaatagacatttgtccgaaatggattaacagctaggaactataacgtatatatattagccagtttaaacataataataaagtgtttaataactatacatttaaaatattgtacacatttactgctacacaatgaACGTATTTAActggtacctgcaaatgtaaactctgctataatgtgtacagatcgtgcgttactgcagtgttcgaaacatcatcatgaaaacaagcaatggCGATTGttcattatagggatataaaatacttgcgctaaataaattaaatgtgttatttaatggtatcataaaatgctagatttgaatcgctcattatcactactgacgagttttcaatatacgtgtatatgcaaagacagttcaatttgcaaaatatgcaggtgttttttcaatttgaatgcttaaatttattaatattttcattcaatgttaacgaaacgaaaattcattcaatgtaaaagaaaattaaaaatacatttcaagattgaaatgtattgagctattttagggctttgttttatgactgattcaatgcaccccttactctaaatttcaatcgcggatgaaaaataacactatcgcatccacaccacttattataatattcaaattattatatattttattatttttgaaatatcatttattaaattcttattttaaaaaagaatacgggtatttatagttttgttttgtgaaattgtaagtattaagtctttgacgacctttactctgatacaatataattggccgcgatcaagaagttgacggccaatctatttttagtaacggaaaacccctcttgtgacgtcacacaaaaacctcctatttaAAATCAGATTTATATCTATAGTTTATCAACATTTTTCTTTACATCACAAAAGCCTGGTAGAATTTTCTGTGGCCAAGGTAGGAAAAGGCTAATTAATTGGCTTACCTGGCTGTTCACTGCAGGGTGGTGATTGAGCATGCCCGTGGCACAAGGAGGGACGCTGGTGGATACGGGGGTGGTAATGGAGGGGGATATGGAGGGGGACGGTCCATGCGCAGGGACCCATCCTGGCTAAACAGGTAAGTATCCAAACAGTTTTTAATACTCCTGTTGATCACAAATGCTCGTCTCTGTATGATATTCTAGAAAAGCTGTTTGTAAGCAACACTTGTTGACTGACATGTCTTTTATAGAATGAGAGAAGGATTCTATGTTGTTAGTTTTTAGTGGTATGTTAtattttcaactttttttctGGACATGTAcaagtgtttatatatataagagTTTAAAATATGCTTGTCTAAAGGATCAGtcataaaattaaatgaaaattgatgttaaaattaAACGCATTATTTAGAGgtttaaaatattggttttatgaTGGAAGCATCAGTCACCAGTTATAAAAGAAATACTATAGATATACTTAAATATTAAAGTTTAAGCTTGTTATTCATGGGTGTTTTTAATACTTACATCCTGTTATCTTTTTTCATCCAATGTTCGtgcaggcctcgacactaacggtggtccggggacccgaggcccccagattttggcgaggaccaccagttctttcaagctgggtggtcctccgggaaccctaaatttatagaaccactttgtcttgattgaccatttgattttttaaaagtgcctccaatttttaaagagcggcgtataaaatcttatccgaaaatgtactgcgaatcgaaagcacgcgactgagcatgagcggccagcgtctgtcagttgtaaatattgattttcgacgatgtaagcgacctacagtgcagagagtatattgaaatcactgaagcgtgtaagtgttacaaacggtgtttttactgcttattgtcaagttttatgggggttattatcggattatcggattattaatggctcctttatgatattgagcccccaaaaaagtaacactgggacaaactgtcacgacgatcagtaattataataattatttgagccgctatttctttaatcaaaaccataggcgatcgggctggcaaaagcatttaattctccacaaaaacacatgccggtatacacttttttctacaggtatttgtgagcatttctgttgaatagttccattattataatgaccttggaaggatataatttgattaagataccaacaatttctgaaataaaaagtatatcgttcacttggtgtactatatttcggatatgttaaaattcggacatttaaagatagtgacatgcatgtgtttgtttgttgttgatagtttgttaaaaaaaatatgctttatgttatttcaggcaactagaatacACATGTAGATGGGggtaattatctgggcctttctgtcaggaaataggcgtgaacaattataatttaattgatcctggaaatcatccaccactaacagaaaacgttttaacaacagaagctgatgtatgacatgtccaaatgaccatatataactgtttaacaaattaagtgagatgatttactttctgatgttttatatttctttttcccttttaaatgatgtaaattggtgtgattctatgtttaaataaataattttgaaacatttaggcagcatactgtttaatacattgaagttaacattgttatattattttggttatctgtgttgtttatcaagttgaaaaaaatggtatttatatacaaataaagcttattaagacttatgaaggtatgacttatgaaggtacttattgttttttatgtaataatatactttttaaagtgataatataggcatTGACATttatgtagtaaggtttctttaaatgattgttcttattaataaggttggaataatcaacagttttcacggcgcgaaaaagttgcaacaagttttgttgagccagtgaaacccctgaatgcgcgtaattaccttttatttcttaaaagtttataataagaacttccgaaacgctaagttctggcggcgaagggcaatgctgaagatgataaagctgaagatgattatgacaaggatgacgatgctgatgatattgatgaaatacatgatatcaaaagtttacaagacaaggttatgagcttttaatgggtctgctttaaatggcaacataattgaatataggaaataaaaatgtgtacaagtatgcttcttgtacttatttgcccttacgcagagatctgctgtgtgttgaaacaagaggactacctagtttgggtgagggccaccaaaagttgaaagtagggttccctccgggtaccctgtcaaaaaagttagtgtcaaggcctgttCGTGTCCTGAAAGTATGTGATACCATAATGTTTTAAGAAACCAAAATAACAATAAGCATAAATCTGTGATGTTCCTCTTCCTGTAATTCAGAAATAGACGATCTGACGGCCTTGGCGCCACGCggtatgtaaaatattgaattcaAAAGATTCCCCCAAGTTCTCCTGTTATTGGTACATTTTCAGGGCTCTTATGCTAGAGAATTTAGCTGATTTGGCAAATGCGCACACTGGATGGTTTGACCGGTTCAGCCTGACATTTCACGTAGTACCGATACGGCCTTTTCAGCTAACGAATCACTGTATTTCAAAGTCTAGTCTCATTTCgtagtgttatttttaattaattgcatgcatgttttgtgtttgtaTCATTGCAGGTATGGGGCACCTATTCGGACAGATTATCGTATAATTGTGGAAAACCTATCCTCCCGGGCTAGTTGGCAGGTAGATACTGTTAATATGGTGAAATTGGCCTGTTACGCAAATTTGAACCATGAAAAGGTTTATTTTTCGAATCAGGTATTAATTGAGTAATACAAAAATAGAAAATGTTCTTTTTGAAATTTTATGAAATgtcttaaattgtatttgtatgcCTCCGAAAGagagcatatagtgattggaccgtccgtctgtctggctgtctttccgtcacactttgcgtttaggttttgcgtgTAGGTTttggaaaatgctcataacttatgtcgcttcagatagcaacttgatatttggcatgcatgtgtatctaaataaagctgcacattttgagtggtgaacggtcaagggcatccttcaaggtcaaaggtcaaaaaacaaatccaaaggATGTAATAAGCTTCtaatggagataattatctgtacctgccaaatgataaaacatatttataaatcaaagtggtgcagaagggggcattgtgtttctgacaaacacatttgaaATTAGTCTCTTTGGTATACCTATGAAGGGTTTAGTTTAAGTATTAATGAACAACATAAAGTGAAACCAACACGCATAGGGGGAAGGTATTTGTTAAGCTTTATATACGTCGACCGCTTTGATGCGAGCATTACTGACATATATTCTGTTGCTCTCTGTAGTAAAGTCTGGATGTCCGTGAGTCACTCTGAAGTGATGAGGGTACTAGAGCTGTCAGTCTGAAGTGATGAGCTAACGCTGTCAGTCTGAAGTGATGGGGCCCCAAATAGGGGATAGAGCTGTCTCAGGCTTTGACTGCCAGACCAGTGGCCACATCCATTCTTAGATGTGTGGTCAAGTGTATCACTGCCGAATGTGGTCACAGTTTCGACGCTCAAGATAAATTCAGTAATTCATTATTTACTCCAAGGATTCTAATTGTATTTACCACAAGAAATACATTTCAcgtccaattaaaaaaaatcttcatgacTATTTGTCTGCTATATAAAATTAGACAAAATAAGAAACCCAAAAATTTCACTTTCATCACCATAATGAAATTTGTAAATTTTTGTGGACATAAGCCAATATGATGTTAACTTATGTCATAAAATCGTgcgttgaaaaaaacaacactagaaTATTATAAAACTAAATTTTTCACATGAAACCGATTGATATTTAATTTAGAAGGACATctctaaaaaaaacttttttaaagtttatattgtcaatattatAAGTGGCAAAACATTTTTGAAGaagacattttgaaaatatagcctcatataaaaattataataaagacAGCTTGTTTAGCTcccaataattaaaatgaattctGCGGATTTAGAGAGTGTCTGTAAGAGTACAATAAGGTATTTTGTCTCCATTGCCTCCAAAATTGTCTCCAAAAATAATGTTGATAGCCTTTTAAAAAGTAAAGGCTCTAATGCTATTTGATGAACTTATGATCGAAATGGGTTAAGAGCAATGAGATGAGATATTGACATTATGATGTAAGTCCGCGGTTTCTTATGGCGACTGACGAGAGCTCTGGTAGTCATGACGATTGatgctggagtttcacttctttatattggtctCTCTGTGTGATGTGGTCTGTAAGACGCTGATGAGACGTTGGTACTCACACTGGGGCTCTGATGGAGCTGTTTCTTATTAGATGATGACAGGTGTCGCTACCCCCATGTGTCTGTGTAGGTAATCAAATGTCTTGATTTCttttattgaaacattttcaattttgtttgaaTCATTCTTTGTCTGTTTTTAGATCCTGATGCTTATACTTATAAATGTATTCAAccatgttaaagggatcttttcacgctttggtaaattgacaaaattgaaaaaagttgtttcagattcgcaaattttcgtgttagttatgatatttgtgaggaaacagtaatactgaacattaaccatgctctaatatagccattatatgcatcttttgacgattataaaacctaaaaattataaagcgttgcaacgcgaaacgattgaataatttggagagttctgtttttgtcgttaaattttgtataactacgaagattgcttatataaggtataaaatacgtgacgcatgtatactcggcggaatagctcagtaggctaaagcgtttttacttcaggactctggcaggactccaggggttactggttcgaaacctgctccgggcaatgttcttttcctttttttaattttattcttgattttttactggagcttttacgatccaatgtttacatttatcaatataaagcatttaatacataagttaaaaaatgccaaaatctgtgaaaaggcccctttaattgttttattttcagagtgTTAAATCATGCAATGTGGTGCTAAAAATAtgtgattatttcttaaatttaagTCCTACTGCAATGATCAAAAAGATTTCTTGAAATTTAAGCATCACATTCCATGATTTTGCACACAATTTATCTTACAGATATTTAATTGCTATACTTGCTTTTCCCTATTGCCCCACATCTACTGATATAGGAAATGGTGTTATGATATTAGCTTTAATATAGCTGGACACACACAAATGCCAaagtacttttatttaaattaaagacaACAACAGCCTTACAGTACTTTTAAGGTActtcatttgaataaaaaattcTTAAGCCAACCAGATATCGTTTCATTACATCCTTGTTTAATATAACAATACACAGTATGTTTTTTTTCGCTCTCATCACAATTGATATCAATTACAAGACCTGCAGGAAAGAAACAAAACTGAAATTTCCACTCAAAgctgcattttatttcattctaTTCATCCTTTAATCAGATTCTCATCcaatcatttttatgtcccccactatattagtgggggacatattgtttttgccctgtctgttggtctgttggtccgttggtctgttggtctgtttgcgccaactttaacattttgcaataacttttgctatattgaagatagcaacttcatatttggcatgcatgtgtatctcatgaagctgcacattttgagtggtgaaaggtcaaggtcatccttcaaggtcagaggtcaaatatatgtggccaaaatcactcattttatgaatactcttgcaatattgaagatagcaacttgatatttggcatgcatgtgcatctcatggagctgcacattttgagtggtgaaaggtcaaggtcaaggtcatccttcaaggtcagaggtcaaatatatgtggcccaaatcgcttattttatgaatacttttgcaatattgaagatagcaacttgatatgtggcatgcatgtgtatctcatagagctgcaaattttgagtggtgaaaggtcaaggtcatccttcacaaggtcaaggtcatccttcaaggtcaaacatcatatagggggacattgtgtttcacaaacacatcttgttcactTTCTTAGAAAATGCATCATTCTGTTTCTGTATAACATCTTTTAGCATTCCTTTCTTTCATTTATTGTCTGACAGGGATAAAGCTGGCAGTTTTCCAGGGTTTATTTTTGTGCTTTGAAAATGTAGACTTGATGCTTCTAGAATTGAGACTAATGTCAGATGTGCATTGTATTCCAGGATTTAAAGGACTACATGCGCCAAGCAGGGGAAGTCACCTATGCTGATGCTCACAAGCAGAGGAAAAATGAAGGGTAAGTGTTGACATAGTTGTCCCAGAAATTTCAAGGTCTGAGAACAGTGGCAATTT
Encoded proteins:
- the LOC127873303 gene encoding serine/arginine-rich splicing factor 4-like isoform X1, which gives rise to MGTRVYVGHVSNHARERDVEKFFKGYGKIRDIMLKNGYCFVEFDDDRDADDAVYELNGKELCGERVVIEHARGTRRDAGGYGGGNGGGYGGGRSMRRDPSWLNRNRRSDGLGATRYGAPIRTDYRIIVENLSSRASWQDLKDYMRQAGEVTYADAHKQRKNEGVVDFAKKSDMKRAIEKLDGTDINGRKIRMIEDRPSQRRRSRSKSRGSRSRSRSRSRSRSRSRSRSPRSSRNRSKSRSRSRSGEKRRSKSKSRSRSRDKSLSRSKSKSRSKSKSKSKSPVRNDGDEQVPVDKD
- the LOC127873303 gene encoding serine/arginine-rich splicing factor 4-like isoform X3, translated to MGTRVYVGHVSNHARERDVEKFFKGYGKIRDIMLKNGYCFVEFDDDRDADDAVYELNGKELCGERVVIEHARGTRRDAGGYGGGNGGGYGGGRSMRRDPSWLNRYGAPIRTDYRIIVENLSSRASWQDLKDYMRQAGEVTYADAHKQRKNEGVVDFAKKSDMKRAIEKLDGTDINGRKIRMIEDRPSQRRRSRSKSRGSRSRSRSRSRSRSRSRSRSPRSSRNRSKSRSRSRSGEKRRSKSKSRSRSRDKSLSRSKSKSRSKSKSKSKSPVRNDGDEQVPVDKD